Part of the Streptomyces sp. NBC_01460 genome, CGCCGCCACCGCCCGGGCCTCCGGAGGGGGGCGTCCCTGTGGGCGTTCCCGTCGGGGCGTCCGTGGGCATGTCCGTCGGGGCGCCGCTCGGCGGGGTGCCACCACCGGGGCCGCCCTGGCTCATGCTCTCGTAGCCGGAGTAGATCCCCAGTGCGTCGCAGTGCCAGATGTCGACGGCCGCCCTCTTCAGCGGTTTGCAGGTGTCGGAGTCGATCACCTTCAGGCGGAGGGTCAGCGGGATGCCCTCCTTGTCCTCGGTGATGTCCTTCCGGATCCTGTCGGCGTCGATGTAGTACGGACCCTCGGTGGTCTCCGAGGTGAGCCGGTAGCAGGCATCGCCCTGTCCGCCCTTCGCCGCGGCGCTCGTCTCCTCGTCGGCCGACGCGGTGGCGACGACGCCGGCCCCGACCCCTGCGGCGGCGAAGACCGCCCCACCGGCGAGGATCACCCGTCGCCGGGTCATGTCCTTCTTGTGCGCGGGTCCCTGATTGTCTGTCATGAACGGGGAGACTAGGCAGCCCGCCTGGCAGGAACATGGGTGGCGGCTGTGTGTACCTGTGCGGGTCCGGACGGAGAGACGGAACAGTCCCCGGCCGGGGGCCGGGGACTGTTTCACGTGGAACCGGAGCGGAACCGCCGACGCCTACTTCGCGCCGGTGTCCCTCGCCACGGAGTCCTTGGCCTCCGCCTTCTCCTTCGCCGGAGCGACGGGCTTGCGGAGCTGGATGTTCAGCTCCCGCAGGCGGGTCTCGTCCAGCTCGCTCGGGGCGCCCATCATCAGGTCCTGGGCGTTGCCGTTGAGCGGGAAGGCGATCGTCTCGCGGATGTTGGGCTCGTCGGCCAGCAGCATCACGATGCGGTCGACGCCCGGGGCGATGCCACCGTGCGGCGGGGCGCCGAGGCGGAACGCGCGCAGCATGCCCGCGAACTCCCTCTCGACGGTCTCCGCCTCGTAACCGGCGATCGCGAAGGCCTTCAGCATGACCTCGGGCTCGTGGTTACGGATGGCGCCGGAGGACAGCTCGATGCCGTTGCAGACGATGTCGTACTGCCACGCCAGGATGTCGAGCGGGTCCTTCTCCTCCAGGTCCTTCATGCCGCCCTGGGGCATGGAGAACGGGTTGTGCGAGAAGTCGATCTTGCCGGTCTCCTCGTCCTTCTCGTACATCGGGAAGTCGACGATCCAGCAGAAGCGGAAGACGCCCTCCTCGAAGTGACCGGCGCGCTTGGCGGCCTCGACGCGGACGACGGACATGATCTTGGAGACCTCGTCGAACTCGCCCGCGCCGAAGAAGACCGCGTGGCCGGGGACGAGGGACAGCCGCTCGGTGAGGCTCTTGATGTCGGCCTCGGTGAGGAACTTGGCGATCGGGCCCGCCAGCGTGCCGTCCTCGCCGACGCGGACCCAGGCGAGACCCTTGGCGCCGTGCTCGACCGCGTACGCGCCGAGGCCGTCGAAGAACTTGCGGGACTGGCCGGCGGTGTCCGGCACCGGCAGGGCACGGACGTGCTTGCCGGCGAACGCCTTGAACTCCGAGTCCGCGAAGATGTCGGAGATGTCGGCGAGCTCCAGCTGGGCCCGCAGGTCCGGCTTGTCGTTGCCGTACTTCAGCATCGACTCGCGGAACGGGATGCGCGGGAACGGCGAGGTCACGTGGCGGCCGTTGCCGTACTCCTCGAAGAGCTCGGTCATGAGCTTCTCGATCGGCTGGAACACGTCCTCCTGCTCGACGAACGACATCTCGACGTCGAGCTGGTAGAACTCGCCGGGCGAGCGGTCGGCGCGCGCGTCCTCGTCGCGGAAACAGGGCGCGATCTGGAAGTAGCGGTCGAAGCCGGAGATCATCAGCAGCTGCTTGAACTGCTGCGGCGCCTGCGGGAGGGCGTAGAACTTGCCCGGGTTCAGACGGGACGGGACCACGAAGTCACGGGCACCCTCGGGGGACGTCGCGGCGAGGATCGGGGTCGCCATCTCGTTGAAGCCGAGGGTCACCATCTTGGAGCGGATGGAGGCGATCACCGACGAGCGCAGCATGATGTTGCGGTGCATGCGCTCGCGGCGCAGGTCGAGGAAGCGGTACTCCAGGCGCCGCTCCTCGTTGACGCCGTCCTCGGCGTTGATCGTGAAGGGCAGCGGAGCGGCCTCGCCCAGCACCTCGACCTCGGTGACCTCGATCTCGATCTCACCGGTCGAGAGCTCGGGGTTGACGTTGTCGGCGCCGCGCGCGGAGACCTTGCCGTCGATCCGGACGACGGTCTCCTTGGTCAGCTTCGCCAGGGCGTCGTTGCCGGGGGTACCGGGGCGCGCGACGAGCTGCACCAGACCGTAGTGGTCGCGCAGATCGATGAAGAGGATGCCACCCAGGTCTCGGCGATTGTGCAGCCAGCCGCTCAGCCGGACGTCGGTGCCGACGTCAGAGGCGCGGAGCTCGCCGCAGGTGTGGGACCTGTACCGATGCATCGTCGTTCATCCAGTCTTCGCGGTCGGGGTGGATTGACACCCCAGGCTACCGCCCGTGGACCCGCCGCTTCATTGGCATTGTCGCCGCACGGCTGTCCGAGACGCGCCCGGCGGGGGGGTCCGGGGGCCGCCGGGCGGCCGCCCCTCGGTGGCGACCGCCAGGAACATCTTCCTAAAGTGGGGCAATGCGCACCGAGGAGATCCTGGCTGCGATCGGGACCGGTCTGTGGAGCTGGGACAGCTCCTCGGGCACGGTCACGCTCGACGCCGAGGCGGCACGCCTGGTGGGACTGCCCGCCGAGGCCACGGTCCGCCCCGGCGAGGAGGTGCGCCCCCGCTTCCACCAGGCGGACTGGAACGAGATCGACGGCATCGTGAACTTCGCGATCACCGAGGGCACGGTCGCCGAGGCCAGGATTCGGATCGTGGACGAGCAGGGGACGGTCGTGCGTACGGTGCGCACCCGGTCCAAGCCGGTCCCGCTGGACACCCCGGGCCGTCATACGTACGTGCTGATGGGCATCCTCCAGGAGGTCGCCCAGCCCTCGGAGGCCACGGCGGCGCACACCCCGCTGACGGGCGACTGGCGGCGGTCCCGCGAGGCGTTCCTGCTGGACGCGGGGCGTGCCCTGGCCGAGGCCGGCTCCACCGAGGAGGTGCTGCGGGTCGCGGGGTCGCTCTCCATGCCGGGCTTCTCACCGGACGGACTCGCCGTCTTCGGGGTGTCGGGCGAGCACCTGACGGTCATCGGACACCACGGGCACAACGTCGGCGACGAGAAGCCCTTCACCGACATGCTCCTGGAGACCGACTACCCGGCCGCCGAGGTCGTCCGGACCGGCCAGGCGATCTACCTGGAGTCGCCCGAGGAGTACCGGCGGCGCTACCCGGCCACCTGGCCCCTCGCGGAGGAGTTCGGGCGCCAGTCCTGGGCCTTCCTGCCGCTGATCTCGTCCGGACACACGATGGGCGCCTGGATGGCCGGCTTCCGGCACAACGTGGCCTTCTCGCCGGACGAGCGCTCCGTGCTGTCGACCGTGGCCAGGATGCTGGCACAGGCGCTGACGCGCGCCGGGGTCGCCGAGACCGAGCGCGAGCTGTCGGTGGGCCTCCAGAAGGCCATGAGGCCCTCCCTCGGCCCCGGTGTGCCCGGCCTGGAGGTGGCGGCGCGCTACATCCCGACGGGAGGGGGGCTCCAGGTCGGCGGGGACTGGTACGACATGATCCCGCTCCCCAACGGCCGCATCGCCCTCGTCATCGGTGACGTCCAGGGCCACGACGTGCGGGCGGCGGGCCTGATGGGCCAGCTGCGGATCGCGCTGCGCGCGTACGCCGCCGAGGGCCACCGCCCCGACGCCGTGCTCTCGCGCGCCTCACGCTTCCTGTCCGGGCTGACCGAGACGTACGACCTCGCCGACGGCGAGGACCGGTCCGACGCCACACGCTTCGCGACCTGTCTGTACGCGGAGGCCGACCCCGAGAACGGCACCCTCGACATCGCCCGTGCGGGCCATCCCGACCCGGTGGTGATCAGCGTCGACGGCACCGCGGTGATCCGGCAGACCGCGGGAGGGCTGCCCCTGGGGGTCGACAAGGACGCCGACTACCCGACGACCCGTGTCGTCCTGGGGTCCGGCGAGACGATCATGCTGTGCACGGACGGCCTCATCGAGACCGGCGGACACGACATGGCCACCGGGTGGACCAGGCTCAGGCCGGTCCTGGAGAAGCCCGTCGAGGATCTGGACGAGCTGGCGGACGCCCTCGTGCAGGCGGTGCACGGTCCGGGCTCGCACTACACGACCGGACCGCTGGTGGACCGCCGCGAGGACGACATCGCGGTCCTGGTGCTGCGCCGCGAGGGGGCGCGGACGCGCAGGGCCCCGGGGCGGCGTTCGGCGATGACCATCGCCCAGGCGGAGCCCGAACGGGTCGGGGTGGCCCGGCAGCAGCTGCGGGAACTGCTGCACGACTGGGCCGACGCGGAACAGGTCGACTCGGCGGAGCTGATGGTCTCCGAGATGTCCACCAACGTGCTCGTCCACACCGACGGGGACGCGCTGCTCGTGGCGGAGGTGACGGGCGAGCGGGGCGAGCGGCGGCTCCGGGTCGAGGTGGCCGACGCCAGCGACGAGCTGCCGCACAAGCGGAGGCCGGGCGAGATGGCGTCCAGCGGCCGGGGCCTGGTGCTGATGGAGATGCTCGCCGACGCGTGGGGGGTGGAACCCCGGGGGGAGGGCAAGTCGATCTGGTTCGAGC contains:
- the aspS gene encoding aspartate--tRNA ligase, which translates into the protein MHRYRSHTCGELRASDVGTDVRLSGWLHNRRDLGGILFIDLRDHYGLVQLVARPGTPGNDALAKLTKETVVRIDGKVSARGADNVNPELSTGEIEIEVTEVEVLGEAAPLPFTINAEDGVNEERRLEYRFLDLRRERMHRNIMLRSSVIASIRSKMVTLGFNEMATPILAATSPEGARDFVVPSRLNPGKFYALPQAPQQFKQLLMISGFDRYFQIAPCFRDEDARADRSPGEFYQLDVEMSFVEQEDVFQPIEKLMTELFEEYGNGRHVTSPFPRIPFRESMLKYGNDKPDLRAQLELADISDIFADSEFKAFAGKHVRALPVPDTAGQSRKFFDGLGAYAVEHGAKGLAWVRVGEDGTLAGPIAKFLTEADIKSLTERLSLVPGHAVFFGAGEFDEVSKIMSVVRVEAAKRAGHFEEGVFRFCWIVDFPMYEKDEETGKIDFSHNPFSMPQGGMKDLEEKDPLDILAWQYDIVCNGIELSSGAIRNHEPEVMLKAFAIAGYEAETVEREFAGMLRAFRLGAPPHGGIAPGVDRIVMLLADEPNIRETIAFPLNGNAQDLMMGAPSELDETRLRELNIQLRKPVAPAKEKAEAKDSVARDTGAK
- a CDS encoding ATP-binding SpoIIE family protein phosphatase gives rise to the protein MRTEEILAAIGTGLWSWDSSSGTVTLDAEAARLVGLPAEATVRPGEEVRPRFHQADWNEIDGIVNFAITEGTVAEARIRIVDEQGTVVRTVRTRSKPVPLDTPGRHTYVLMGILQEVAQPSEATAAHTPLTGDWRRSREAFLLDAGRALAEAGSTEEVLRVAGSLSMPGFSPDGLAVFGVSGEHLTVIGHHGHNVGDEKPFTDMLLETDYPAAEVVRTGQAIYLESPEEYRRRYPATWPLAEEFGRQSWAFLPLISSGHTMGAWMAGFRHNVAFSPDERSVLSTVARMLAQALTRAGVAETERELSVGLQKAMRPSLGPGVPGLEVAARYIPTGGGLQVGGDWYDMIPLPNGRIALVIGDVQGHDVRAAGLMGQLRIALRAYAAEGHRPDAVLSRASRFLSGLTETYDLADGEDRSDATRFATCLYAEADPENGTLDIARAGHPDPVVISVDGTAVIRQTAGGLPLGVDKDADYPTTRVVLGSGETIMLCTDGLIETGGHDMATGWTRLRPVLEKPVEDLDELADALVQAVHGPGSHYTTGPLVDRREDDIAVLVLRREGARTRRAPGRRSAMTIAQAEPERVGVARQQLRELLHDWADAEQVDSAELMVSEMSTNVLVHTDGDALLVAEVTGERGERRLRVEVADASDELPHKRRPGEMASSGRGLVLMEMLADAWGVEPRGEGKSIWFELYESEEPVELGGTARS
- a CDS encoding intradiol ring-cleavage dioxygenase, which encodes MTDNQGPAHKKDMTRRRVILAGGAVFAAAGVGAGVVATASADEETSAAAKGGQGDACYRLTSETTEGPYYIDADRIRKDITEDKEGIPLTLRLKVIDSDTCKPLKRAAVDIWHCDALGIYSGYESMSQGGPGGGTPPSGAPTDMPTDAPTGTPTGTPPSGGPGGGGGHSEPTDDERYLRGTQLTDQHGYVEFTTVFPGWYQGRAVHIHTKVHVGGKMTDAGYEGGHTCHTGQFFFAESAVLDSAKEEPYASSTTTRTTLTEDTIYDRSGVTGGLLKLSYRKGRMARGVTGSITMGVDPDETHDGTDL